In Styela clava chromosome 14, kaStyClav1.hap1.2, whole genome shotgun sequence, the following are encoded in one genomic region:
- the LOC120341641 gene encoding uncharacterized protein LOC120341641, with protein sequence MARKYPSDRLEDVFQEEIVQAFSKIVNFKRFARSSAGLCLDQHEIDHIVEDHGESVEEQKMQMLMKWQQNSGSAATVTKIRAIVRGYKAGDSNKEYINVDGVYRAFGNRPLCGRRHVYRGEQMSEVTPRPVAIKFLDFNERNLQEAKVLLKLALHPNVVSLIHSDVYYDDTFGKRMFIVMEFCHGGNLTEFLQSREEMRVPFDDNLAISFAQQLVQGLQFIHQNDVIHRDLKPDNILLSLDKKALKIADFGVSKELRKGRSYTDQGIARAGSDGYRAPETYNNDEISKKSDIYSMGLVIYAVWSDGKHPFGEDPDGWNLYIKQNQNRDLSHLHLSDKTRANNLLKKMLQFEPKKRPTADELLDEKLFRRSVKNLPNRTTEKGSNENEIILSRDGKFFFYKPATKKWRQWKEIKRLSTNLYSIVTMNDYLYVLGENGDVYRTKYADSEPKWEILSNMICVHGYFPSSVTMNGYIYVCGGRTSTTHSRPVGSVERYNPTINEWQELESMNVGRKDPAVVAFGGRLYCFGGKDENGDCLKSGEVFEPECSKWKCTSPMLLEMKSSLYAAKSNDSISYIVGGQVLQCYDANNNTWQETSLKNQLSVSSWHFERIISLDNEIYFIIYAQGIYSLYKFDRNTNHVEPVETDERFWANSVAVGQS encoded by the exons ATGGCAAGAAAATATCCATCAG ATCGCCTCGAAGACGTATTTCAGGAAGAGATCGTCCAAGCCTTTTCTAAAATCGTCAATTTTAAAAGATTCGCTCGTTCCAGCGCTGGGCTGTGTTTGGATCAACACGAGATTGATCACATCGTCGAAGACCATGGAGAATCGGTTGAAGAGCAAAAAATGCAAATGCTGATGAAGTGGCAGCAAAATTCCG GTTCTGCGGCAACAGTTACAAAAATTCGAGCTATCGTTCGTGGATACAAAGCCGGCGATTCGAACAAAG AATATATCAATGTCGACGGAGTGTACAGAGCATTCGGTAATCGGCCATTGTGTGGGAGAAGACATGTTTATCGTGGAGAGCAGATGAGCGAGGTAACTCCCAGACCTGTGGCGATCAAATTCCTCGATTTCAACGAACGTAACCTGCAGGAGGCCAAGGTTCTTCTGAAGCTGGCTCTTCATCCAAATGTTGTTTCCCTTATCCATTCCGACGTGTATTACGATGATACATTCGGTAAAAGAATGTTCATTGTTATGGAATTTTGCCACGGGGGAAATCTCACTGAATTCCTACAAAGTCGAGAAGAAATGCGCGTTCCATTTGACGACAACCTGGCGATATCGTTCGCACAGCAGTTGGTCCAGGGTTTGCAGTTTATCCATCAAAACGACGTCATACATCGCGATTTAAAGCCTGATAACATCTTGTTGTCGCTTGATAAAAAAGCCCTTAAAATAGCCGATTTCGGGGTGTCAAAAGAGCTTCGCAAAGGCCGTTCATACACTGACCAGGGTATCGCGCGCGCTGGTAGTGATGGCTATAGAGCTCCGGAAACCTATAACAACGACGAGATTTCAAAAAAATCAGATATATATTCGATGGGTCTCGTGATATACGCGGTATGGAGTGATGGAAAACATCCATTTGGTGAAGATCCAGATGGATGGAACTTGTACATCAAGCAAAACCAAAATCGTGATCTCAGCCATCTGCACCTCAGCGACAAAACCAGAGCAAATAATTTGCTTAAGAAGATGTTGCAGTTTGAGCCGAAAAAACGCCCAACGGCTGATGAGCTTCTGGACGAGAAATTGTTCCGAAGATCGGTGAAAA ATCTTCCCAACAGAACAACAGAAAAAGGCAGCAATGAAAATGAGATAATCTTGTCTCGTGATGGCAAATTCTTCTTTTACAAACCAGCAACAAAGAAATGGCGTCAATGGAAG GAAATAAAGCGACTCTCCACCAACCTGTATTCTATTGTTACAATGAACGATTATCTCTATGTGTTGGGTGAAAATGGCGATGTTTATCGTACAAAATACGCTGATTCTGAACCAAAATGGGAAATATTGTCGAATATGATATGCGTTCACGGATATTTTCCTAGCTCAGTTACAATGAATG GATATATCTATGTGTGTGGTGGTCGCACATCTACTACACATTCACGCCCTGTTGGCTCAGTAGAAAGATATAATCCAACGATTAACGAATGGCAAGAGTTGGAAAGCATGAACGTGGGAAGAAAGGACCCCGCTGTTGTTGCATTTGGAG GACGTTTGTATTGTTTTGGTGGAAAAGATGAAAACGGGGACTGTCTCAAAAGTGGCGAAGTATTCGAACCTGAATGTTCAAAATGGAAGTGTACTTCACCTATGCTTCTAGAAATGAAATCTTCTTTATATGCTGCAAAATCAAATGATTCCATTTCATACATCGTAG GTGGCCAAGTACTACAATGCTATGATGCGAACAATAATACATGGCAAGAAACATCTTTGAAAAATCAATTATCGGTTTCTAGTTGGCACTTCGAAAGAATTATCAGCCTTgacaatgaaatatattttattatatacgcTCAAGG AATTTATTCATTGTACAAATTCGATCGTAATACAAATCATGTTGAACCTGTTGAAACAGATGAACGATTTTGGGCAAATTCAGTCGCCGTCGGACAGAGTTGA